The following are encoded in a window of Sphingobium sp. AP49 genomic DNA:
- a CDS encoding 2-hydroxyacid dehydrogenase: MRVAIFGTKGYDRHFLSAANPGHELHFLEPRLDADTASLGDGFEAVCVFVNDRLDAAVLAQLAAGGTRLIALRCAGYNNVDLIAAANLGMTVVRVPAYSPHAVAEFTIALLMALDRRIHRAWARVRENNFALDGLIGRNLHGRVAGVIGTGRIGALVARTLRLGFGCEVLASDMVEDAELVAMGVRYLPPRDLLEQVDIVSLHCPLTPDTRHIINGDAIDRARDGLVVVNTSRGALIDTAALVAGLKSRKIGGVALDVYEQEADLFFEDLSNEIVEDDVFQRLLTFPNVLVTGHQAFLTEEALASIAGTTMANISDFEAGRPLANRVDPVAAIARRG; encoded by the coding sequence ATGCGCGTCGCGATCTTTGGCACAAAGGGCTATGACCGGCACTTCCTGTCGGCTGCCAATCCGGGGCATGAACTGCATTTCCTGGAGCCTCGGCTGGATGCGGATACCGCCAGCCTGGGCGATGGGTTCGAGGCGGTCTGCGTCTTCGTCAACGATCGGCTGGATGCGGCCGTGCTGGCGCAACTGGCGGCGGGTGGCACGCGCCTGATCGCGCTGCGCTGCGCGGGCTATAATAATGTCGACCTGATTGCCGCTGCCAATCTTGGCATGACGGTGGTCCGCGTGCCGGCCTATTCGCCCCATGCCGTTGCCGAATTCACCATTGCCCTGTTGATGGCGCTGGATCGCCGCATCCATCGCGCCTGGGCGCGGGTGCGGGAGAATAATTTCGCGCTCGATGGGCTGATCGGCCGCAACCTGCATGGCCGGGTGGCCGGCGTGATCGGCACCGGGCGGATCGGGGCGCTGGTTGCGCGCACGCTGCGGCTGGGCTTTGGATGCGAGGTGCTGGCGAGCGACATGGTCGAAGATGCGGAGCTGGTCGCCATGGGCGTGCGCTACCTGCCGCCGCGCGACTTGCTGGAGCAGGTTGACATCGTGTCGCTTCATTGCCCGCTGACGCCGGATACGCGGCACATCATCAATGGTGATGCGATCGATCGGGCGCGCGATGGACTGGTGGTCGTCAACACTAGCCGGGGCGCGCTGATCGACACGGCGGCGCTGGTCGCGGGCCTCAAGTCCCGCAAGATCGGCGGCGTCGCCCTCGACGTCTATGAACAGGAGGCTGATCTGTTCTTCGAGGATCTGTCCAACGAGATCGTCGAGGACGATGTGTTCCAGCGGTTGCTGACCTTCCCCAATGTCCTGGTCACCGGGCATCAGGCCTTCCTGACCGAGGAAGCATTGGCCAGCATTGCCGGGACGACGATGGCCAATATCAGCGACTTCGAGGCCGGGCGGCCGCTGGCCAACCGGGTCGATCCGGTGGCGGCTATTGCCCGACGAGGATGA
- a CDS encoding Rap1a/Tai family immunity protein — translation MFETGESLRIKCRNKAPEYRLACTAYIVGAVDGIRKEMFLGRARSACWPGRIPADEAQRVVLAYLDRYPDQRKAPASVLISIALNDRFPCQK, via the coding sequence ATGTTCGAGACCGGGGAAAGCCTGCGCATCAAGTGCCGCAACAAGGCACCGGAATATCGGCTGGCCTGTACCGCCTATATTGTCGGTGCGGTCGATGGCATCCGCAAGGAAATGTTCCTGGGCCGCGCCCGGTCAGCCTGCTGGCCCGGCCGCATTCCCGCCGACGAGGCCCAGCGCGTCGTGCTGGCCTATCTCGATCGCTATCCGGACCAGCGCAAGGCGCCGGCTTCGGTGCTGATCAGCATCGCCCTCAACGATCGCTTTCCCTGTCAGAAATAA
- a CDS encoding class II 3-deoxy-7-phosphoheptulonate synthase has protein sequence MAAKWTPESWREHKGIQMPFYRDQEALASVEAQLGQFPPLVFAGEARNLKTDLGRVANGEAFLLQGGDCAESFAEFHPNNIRDTFRVLLQMAVVLTFASKLPVVKVGRMAGQFAKPRSADTETIGGVELPSYRGDNVNDIAFTPEAREPDPQRMIRAYNQSAATLNLVRAFSTGGYASLDRVHGWMLDFMGRSPWATKFEAMADQIGQALDFMRACGLDADSVPQLGGTSFYTSHEALLLPFEQALTRQDSLTGDWYDTSAHMLWIGDRTRFEGSSHVEYLRGIGNPIGMKCGPSLEPDELLRLLDLLNPKREAGRITLITRYGHDKIEAGLPKLVRAVKREGHSVVWSCDPMHGNVIKAANGYKTRPFERILAEVRGFFAVHRAEGTFGGGIHAEMTGQNVTECTGGAIAITDEGLADRYHTHCDPRLNAAQSLELAFLLAEMLNEELKERRAAA, from the coding sequence GTGGCGGCGAAGTGGACGCCGGAAAGCTGGCGGGAGCATAAGGGCATCCAGATGCCCTTTTATCGGGATCAGGAGGCGCTTGCCTCGGTAGAGGCCCAGCTTGGCCAGTTTCCGCCGCTCGTCTTTGCGGGCGAGGCGCGCAATCTGAAGACCGATCTTGGGCGGGTCGCCAATGGCGAGGCCTTCCTGTTGCAGGGCGGCGATTGCGCCGAGAGCTTCGCCGAGTTCCATCCGAACAATATTCGCGACACGTTCCGCGTGCTGCTGCAGATGGCGGTCGTCCTGACCTTCGCCTCGAAGCTGCCGGTGGTAAAGGTCGGCCGCATGGCGGGCCAGTTCGCCAAGCCCCGCTCGGCCGATACCGAGACGATTGGCGGCGTCGAACTGCCCAGCTATCGCGGCGACAATGTCAACGACATCGCCTTCACGCCCGAAGCGCGCGAGCCCGATCCGCAGCGGATGATCCGCGCCTATAACCAGTCGGCGGCGACGCTGAACCTGGTCCGCGCCTTTTCGACCGGCGGCTATGCCAGCCTCGACCGGGTGCATGGCTGGATGCTGGATTTCATGGGCCGCAGCCCCTGGGCCACGAAGTTCGAGGCGATGGCCGACCAGATCGGCCAGGCGCTCGACTTCATGCGGGCCTGTGGGCTGGACGCCGACAGCGTGCCCCAGCTTGGCGGCACCAGCTTCTACACCAGCCATGAGGCGCTGCTGCTGCCGTTTGAGCAGGCGCTGACCCGTCAAGATAGCCTGACCGGCGACTGGTATGACACGTCGGCGCACATGCTGTGGATCGGCGATCGCACCCGCTTCGAAGGGTCATCGCATGTCGAATATCTGCGCGGTATCGGCAACCCGATCGGCATGAAGTGCGGCCCCAGCCTGGAGCCGGACGAACTGCTGCGCCTGCTCGACCTCTTGAACCCGAAGCGGGAAGCCGGGCGCATCACGCTCATCACCCGCTATGGCCATGACAAGATCGAGGCCGGCCTGCCCAAGCTGGTGCGGGCGGTGAAGCGCGAGGGCCATTCGGTGGTCTGGTCCTGCGACCCGATGCACGGCAATGTCATCAAGGCGGCCAATGGCTACAAGACGCGGCCGTTCGAGCGCATCCTGGCCGAAGTGCGCGGCTTCTTTGCCGTGCATCGCGCCGAAGGGACGTTCGGCGGCGGCATCCATGCCGAAATGACCGGCCAGAATGTCACCGAATGCACCGGCGGTGCGATCGCGATCACCGACGAAGGCCTGGCCGATCGCTATCACACCCATTGCGATCCGCGCCTCAACGCGGCGCAGAGCCTGGAACTGGCTTTCCTGTTGGCAGAAATGCTGAACGAGGAACTGAAGGAACGCCGCGCCGCGGCCTGA
- a CDS encoding cytochrome P450, translating to MLDYAKADFYTDVGLVDDPHAYFDFLRTQGPVTRLPHRNVVAVTGYEETIQVMLDTEHFSSINAVTGPLTDLPFTPEGDDIAAALEAARPKIAFADQIVTESGTRHAKLRSVVGSLFTPSRLKALESSLYSTADGLIDEFAGDGKVDLVRQYGGPYATLVIADLLGIPQKGRAAFRVLLEGAVPAPIDGSPEDLKHNPLVGLGKHMFRYIAWRRFLNHPAVLPIRRMLGTDTDKKDILTTLALAKFPDGTTPTLVDLTAMAAFLFGAGQDTTNRLLANAFRIIAIRPDIQAQLRADAKRIPNFLEEVLRYDGSVKSGGRICTRTTELAGVEIKAGTTILMSHMAANRDPRRFDNPAMFDMDRPRAKEHLAFGRGAHTCIGAPLARREVAVSIERLLARMGNIRLSPAHHGAGEALHFDYEPTYILRALRHLHLEFDPIAEPG from the coding sequence ATGCTCGATTACGCCAAGGCGGATTTTTACACGGATGTGGGGCTGGTTGATGATCCCCATGCCTATTTCGACTTTCTGCGCACGCAGGGACCGGTGACACGACTGCCGCACCGCAATGTGGTGGCGGTGACCGGCTATGAGGAAACCATCCAGGTGATGCTCGATACCGAGCATTTTTCCAGCATCAATGCCGTGACCGGGCCGCTGACGGACCTGCCTTTCACGCCGGAAGGCGATGATATTGCGGCGGCTCTGGAAGCGGCTCGGCCAAAAATCGCCTTTGCCGACCAGATCGTGACCGAGAGCGGTACTCGCCATGCCAAGTTGCGCTCGGTGGTCGGCAGCCTGTTTACGCCCAGCCGATTGAAGGCGCTGGAGTCGTCGCTATACAGTACGGCGGACGGACTGATCGATGAGTTTGCGGGCGATGGGAAGGTCGATCTGGTACGCCAATATGGCGGCCCCTATGCAACGCTGGTGATCGCCGACCTGCTGGGCATCCCGCAAAAGGGACGGGCCGCCTTCCGCGTCCTGCTGGAAGGGGCGGTGCCCGCTCCGATCGACGGATCGCCCGAGGATCTGAAGCACAATCCGCTGGTTGGCCTTGGCAAGCATATGTTCCGGTACATCGCCTGGCGCCGCTTCCTGAATCATCCGGCGGTCCTGCCGATACGCCGAATGCTGGGTACGGATACCGACAAGAAGGACATATTGACGACGCTGGCGCTGGCGAAATTCCCCGATGGAACGACGCCGACCCTGGTCGACCTGACGGCGATGGCGGCCTTCCTGTTCGGCGCGGGGCAGGACACGACCAACCGGTTGTTGGCCAACGCTTTCCGCATCATTGCCATTCGGCCCGATATCCAGGCGCAGTTGCGCGCCGATGCCAAGCGCATCCCCAATTTCCTGGAGGAGGTGCTGCGTTATGACGGATCGGTGAAGAGCGGTGGGCGCATCTGTACCCGGACGACCGAACTGGCGGGGGTCGAGATCAAGGCGGGGACGACGATCCTGATGTCGCACATGGCCGCCAATCGCGATCCGCGTCGGTTCGACAATCCGGCCATGTTCGACATGGATCGGCCGCGCGCCAAGGAGCATCTGGCCTTTGGTCGGGGTGCCCATACCTGTATCGGCGCGCCGCTGGCTCGGCGCGAGGTGGCGGTCAGCATCGAACGGCTATTGGCGCGTATGGGCAATATCCGCCTGTCTCCGGCCCATCATGGGGCGGGCGAGGCGCTGCATTTCGATTATGAACCCACCTATATTTTGCGGGCGCTGCGGCACCTGCATCTGGAGTTCGATCCGATCGCGGAACCCGGCTGA
- a CDS encoding acyltransferase family protein, with product MHGAAPQNSLAVGTGRYRRDIDGLRAIAILPVLLFHAHVTGFSGGYVGVDIFFVISGFLITSIIAREVDEGRFSLVHFYERRFRRIMPALSLMILAVLAAACWLYLPGDIEGVPKSALAATLFASNIWFFTDTGYFAGGADVKPLLHTWSLAVEEQFYIGFPILLMLVARFAARWRSLIVGAITALSLVLAILLQRDTSGFTFYLLPTRAWELFAGALLALGAIPAVRALWLREALAWSGLASVAFAVIFYTRETIFPGITALPPVLGAVLLLHSAPGTSAGRLLSLPPLVGVGLISYSLYLWHWPLIVFTEYATDATLAGWTAATVVAASCIAAALSWRFVERPFRDARRIPARRIFQFTGAAMALFCTLSLALMTMGGWPGRFTPQVLRLAAGRTDISPERKACHDTFARGAPPCVLGAKVRPDALLWGDSHGVEIAYALSLKARAEGRALIERTTSSCPPVLRYDAPKDARCARANQAAFAAIRADPAIRHIYLAAFWANGEFDDPVFVAKLDGTIRALQASGKAVTLIGPVPPQPFDVPRHLAHLARRGRLDLAQGVDPATIQARTRNLNALFRRWQARGVHLIDPMTRLCDARQCAIMHAGKPLYFDSHHLSVSGARMVVGD from the coding sequence ATGCACGGGGCAGCTCCACAAAACAGCCTGGCGGTCGGCACGGGTCGCTATCGTCGCGATATCGATGGGTTGCGCGCCATCGCCATCCTGCCAGTGCTGCTCTTCCACGCCCATGTTACCGGTTTTTCCGGTGGCTATGTCGGCGTCGACATCTTCTTCGTGATCTCCGGCTTCCTCATCACCAGCATCATCGCACGCGAGGTGGATGAAGGCCGCTTCTCGCTCGTCCATTTCTACGAACGCCGCTTCCGCCGGATCATGCCGGCGCTCAGCCTGATGATCCTTGCCGTGCTGGCGGCGGCCTGCTGGCTCTATCTGCCCGGCGATATCGAAGGGGTGCCAAAATCGGCGCTCGCCGCCACGCTGTTCGCCTCCAACATCTGGTTCTTCACCGACACCGGCTATTTCGCCGGCGGCGCCGATGTGAAGCCGCTGCTCCACACCTGGTCGCTGGCGGTCGAGGAGCAATTCTATATCGGCTTCCCGATCCTGCTGATGCTGGTCGCCCGCTTCGCCGCCCGCTGGCGCAGCCTGATCGTCGGCGCGATCACCGCCCTGTCGCTCGTCCTCGCCATCCTGCTCCAACGCGACACCAGCGGCTTCACCTTCTATCTCCTCCCCACCCGCGCCTGGGAATTGTTCGCCGGCGCGTTGCTGGCGCTCGGCGCCATACCCGCCGTGCGAGCGCTTTGGCTGCGCGAAGCGCTTGCGTGGAGCGGCCTTGCATCTGTCGCCTTCGCCGTCATCTTCTACACGCGCGAGACCATCTTTCCCGGCATCACCGCCCTGCCGCCGGTGCTGGGTGCCGTGCTGCTGCTCCATAGCGCACCGGGCACCAGCGCCGGACGGCTGCTCAGCCTGCCGCCGCTGGTCGGGGTCGGCCTCATCTCCTATTCCCTCTACCTCTGGCACTGGCCGCTGATCGTCTTCACCGAATATGCGACAGATGCCACGCTGGCCGGCTGGACGGCCGCGACGGTGGTTGCCGCATCCTGCATCGCAGCGGCCCTGTCCTGGCGCTTCGTCGAACGCCCCTTCCGCGATGCCCGCCGCATCCCTGCCCGGCGTATTTTCCAGTTCACCGGCGCGGCCATGGCCCTGTTCTGCACCCTGTCTCTGGCGCTGATGACCATGGGTGGCTGGCCTGGTCGCTTTACCCCACAAGTGCTGCGGCTGGCCGCTGGTCGCACCGACATCAGCCCCGAGCGCAAGGCCTGTCACGACACATTCGCACGCGGCGCCCCGCCCTGCGTTCTCGGTGCGAAGGTCCGTCCCGATGCGCTGCTCTGGGGGGACAGCCATGGTGTCGAGATAGCCTATGCGCTGTCCCTGAAGGCCCGGGCAGAGGGCCGCGCCCTGATCGAGCGGACGACGTCGAGCTGTCCGCCGGTGCTGCGCTATGATGCGCCCAAGGATGCCCGTTGCGCCCGTGCCAACCAGGCCGCCTTCGCTGCGATCCGGGCCGATCCGGCCATCCGCCATATCTATCTCGCCGCCTTCTGGGCCAATGGCGAATTTGACGACCCCGTCTTCGTCGCCAAGCTGGACGGCACGATCCGCGCGCTACAGGCCTCGGGAAAGGCTGTTACCCTGATCGGTCCCGTGCCGCCCCAGCCCTTCGACGTACCACGGCATTTGGCGCATCTTGCACGCAGGGGCCGGCTCGACCTTGCACAGGGCGTCGATCCGGCCACGATCCAAGCGCGCACCCGCAATCTCAATGCCCTTTTCCGGCGCTGGCAGGCCCGGGGCGTGCACCTGATCGACCCGATGACCAGGCTCTGCGATGCGCGTCAGTGCGCGATCATGCACGCGGGCAAGCCGCTCTATTTCGATTCCCATCATCTGAGCGTCAGCGGTGCGCGGATGGTGGTCGGCGACTAA
- a CDS encoding N-formylglutamate amidohydrolase, producing MDHPGQCLPAQSAVAYDRHGSLQPITPVILSVPHAGRDYPPELLAEARVRPDVLRRLEDRWVDMLAVPLIARGYSVVIARASRASIDLNRHEREIDPAMVTGLPRDLPLQSSAKLRGGLGLIPRRLPGVNDLWQRPLPWAEVQRRIETIHRPYHATLAQLLSSAREIHGHAILIDLHSMPPLPPPAAGQSAPGMVLGDRFGRGAAARLVTLAADVAASHGIIVAQNHPYAGDHLIDRHGRPEFGLHALQVEIDRALYLDVTLDRPGPGLARMQGVVAAMVEALADELPRSGYAMAAE from the coding sequence TTGGATCATCCCGGCCAGTGCCTGCCGGCGCAAAGCGCGGTTGCGTATGACCGTCATGGCTCCCTCCAGCCCATCACTCCGGTCATCCTGTCCGTGCCCCATGCCGGCCGCGATTATCCACCCGAATTGTTGGCCGAAGCGCGGGTCCGCCCCGATGTGCTACGCCGATTGGAGGATCGCTGGGTAGACATGTTGGCGGTCCCGCTGATCGCGCGCGGATATAGTGTCGTGATCGCACGCGCATCGCGCGCGTCGATCGATCTCAACCGTCATGAACGTGAAATCGATCCGGCCATGGTCACGGGATTGCCCCGTGACCTGCCGTTGCAGAGCAGCGCCAAGCTGCGTGGGGGGCTGGGGCTCATTCCCCGACGCTTGCCCGGTGTGAACGATCTGTGGCAACGGCCGCTGCCCTGGGCCGAGGTCCAGCGGCGGATCGAGACCATCCACCGCCCCTATCACGCGACGCTGGCGCAGTTGTTGAGCAGCGCGCGGGAAATCCATGGGCACGCAATCCTGATCGACCTGCATTCCATGCCGCCGCTGCCGCCGCCAGCGGCGGGACAGTCCGCGCCCGGGATGGTGCTGGGCGATCGATTTGGACGTGGTGCGGCGGCCCGGCTGGTGACGCTGGCGGCCGATGTTGCCGCGAGCCATGGCATAATCGTTGCGCAGAACCATCCCTATGCCGGCGATCATCTGATCGACCGGCATGGACGACCCGAATTCGGCTTGCACGCCCTGCAGGTGGAGATTGATCGCGCGCTTTATCTTGATGTGACGCTTGACCGGCCCGGACCGGGGCTTGCGCGGATGCAAGGGGTAGTGGCGGCGATGGTCGAGGCGCTGGCGGATGAACTGCCGCGCAGCGGCTATGCGATGGCGGCGGAATAG
- a CDS encoding cell cycle two-component system response regulator CpdR — protein sequence MVRILLAEDDESMRSYLARALEKSGYDVVAVATGTEAVPHIESDRFDLLLTDIVMPEMDGIELAQHTASVAPDTRIMFITGFAAVTLKAGKAVPQAKVLSKPFHLRDLVLEVERMFGSETLSGLS from the coding sequence ATGGTTCGAATCCTGCTGGCGGAAGACGACGAGAGCATGCGCAGCTATCTGGCGCGCGCCCTGGAAAAGTCGGGTTATGATGTGGTGGCGGTCGCGACCGGTACCGAAGCGGTGCCGCATATCGAATCGGACCGATTCGACCTGCTGCTGACCGACATCGTTATGCCCGAAATGGATGGGATCGAACTGGCCCAGCACACCGCATCGGTGGCGCCGGATACGCGGATCATGTTCATTACCGGCTTTGCGGCAGTCACTTTGAAGGCAGGCAAGGCAGTGCCACAGGCGAAAGTGCTATCGAAGCCTTTTCACCTGCGCGATCTGGTGCTGGAAGTCGAACGGATGTTCGGCAGCGAGACGTTGAGCGGCCTTAGCTAG
- a CDS encoding dicarboxylate/amino acid:cation symporter: MLPTPSTPTEPVRPLPFYRHLYFQVLVAISLGVLLGHYFPATGEAMKPLGDAFIALVRMIIAPVIFLTIVTGIAGMKELGAIGRVAAKAFAYFLTFSTLALIVGLIIANVVQPGAGLNIDPASLDASKIADYAQQAHDRTLVAFLLNVIPATLVSAVADGHNILQVLFVAILFGIALSMIGEKAEPLMTVLESASLAIFKLVSFLMKAAPLGAFGAMAFTVAKYGVGTLANLAGLVATFYLTSILFVLVVLGTVAWFAGFNILHLIRYLRAELLLVLGTSSSEAALPSLIEKMEQAGCRKSVVGLVVPTGYSFNLDGTNIYMTLAALFIAQATNVHLSLEEQLLLLLVAMLSSKGAAGVTGAGFITLAATLSIVPSVPVAGMTLILGVDRFMSECRSLTNFVGNAVATVVVSAWEKGLDRERFAAAMAGKPLPPLGQAPGEAEAAS, translated from the coding sequence ATGCTGCCAACGCCATCGACGCCGACGGAGCCGGTTCGGCCGCTGCCCTTCTATCGCCATCTGTATTTCCAGGTACTTGTGGCGATCTCCCTGGGTGTGCTGCTGGGGCATTATTTCCCCGCGACGGGCGAGGCGATGAAGCCGCTGGGCGATGCCTTCATCGCGCTGGTGCGCATGATCATCGCGCCGGTCATCTTCCTGACGATCGTCACCGGCATTGCCGGCATGAAGGAACTAGGCGCCATCGGCCGGGTCGCGGCCAAGGCTTTCGCCTATTTCCTGACCTTCTCCACCCTGGCGCTGATCGTCGGCCTCATCATCGCCAATGTCGTGCAGCCGGGGGCGGGCCTCAACATCGATCCCGCCAGCCTGGATGCCAGCAAGATTGCCGATTATGCCCAGCAGGCGCATGATCGCACGCTGGTCGCCTTCCTGCTCAACGTCATTCCCGCGACCCTGGTGTCGGCGGTGGCGGACGGCCACAATATCCTGCAGGTGCTGTTCGTCGCGATCCTGTTCGGCATTGCGCTCAGCATGATCGGGGAAAAGGCCGAGCCACTGATGACGGTGCTCGAATCTGCCAGCCTGGCGATCTTCAAGCTGGTCTCTTTCCTGATGAAGGCGGCGCCCCTGGGCGCATTCGGCGCGATGGCCTTCACCGTCGCCAAATATGGCGTGGGCACGCTCGCCAATCTCGCGGGGCTGGTCGCGACTTTCTATCTGACCTCGATCCTGTTCGTGCTGGTGGTACTGGGCACGGTCGCCTGGTTCGCGGGCTTCAATATCCTGCACCTGATCCGCTATCTGCGCGCCGAACTGCTGCTGGTGCTCGGGACGTCATCGTCGGAAGCCGCGCTGCCCAGCCTGATCGAAAAGATGGAACAGGCCGGTTGCCGCAAGTCGGTGGTCGGGCTGGTCGTGCCGACCGGCTACAGCTTCAACCTCGACGGGACCAACATCTACATGACGCTGGCGGCGCTGTTCATCGCACAGGCCACCAATGTGCATCTGAGCCTGGAAGAGCAGTTGCTGCTGTTGCTGGTGGCTATGCTGTCGTCCAAGGGCGCGGCCGGTGTCACCGGCGCCGGTTTCATCACCCTGGCGGCGACGCTTTCCATCGTTCCATCGGTGCCTGTCGCGGGGATGACGCTGATCCTGGGCGTCGACCGTTTCATGAGCGAATGCCGCAGCCTCACCAACTTCGTCGGCAACGCCGTTGCAACGGTGGTGGTGTCGGCGTGGGAAAAGGGGCTCGATCGCGAGCGTTTCGCGGCCGCCATGGCCGGCAAGCCGCTGCCGCCGCTGGGGCAGGCGCCGGGCGAGGCGGAAGCGGCTAGCTAA
- a CDS encoding 5'-methylthioadenosine/S-adenosylhomocysteine nucleosidase (Enables the cleavage of the glycosidic bond in both 5'-methylthioadenosine and S-adenosylhomocysteine) — MTPQCVSMAGRQVLFVMAVQAEYGPHLQDRFVPLMTGVGPVEAAIATSITLDRMAQANALPDLVVSLGSAGSRIGTLGDVYQVASVAWRDMDASRLGFIKGVTPFVDHPVHLPLETPLELRALRLSTGADIVGGDGYAAIDAEMVDMETFAVARACARFGVPLMGLRGISDGPGELNDMLGWTQLLALIDERLAHAVDNLPQALAGWARAAE; from the coding sequence ATGACGCCGCAATGCGTGTCCATGGCTGGACGACAAGTGCTGTTCGTGATGGCCGTGCAGGCCGAATATGGCCCCCACCTGCAGGATCGCTTCGTTCCGCTGATGACCGGCGTCGGCCCGGTCGAAGCCGCCATCGCAACCAGCATCACCCTTGATCGCATGGCGCAGGCCAATGCCCTGCCCGATCTGGTCGTCTCGCTGGGCTCAGCGGGATCGCGGATCGGGACATTGGGTGATGTCTATCAGGTCGCCAGCGTGGCCTGGCGGGACATGGATGCCTCGCGCCTGGGCTTTATCAAGGGCGTGACGCCCTTTGTCGATCACCCGGTCCATCTGCCGCTCGAAACCCCGCTGGAATTGCGGGCGCTGCGCCTTTCGACCGGTGCCGACATCGTGGGCGGGGACGGCTATGCAGCGATCGACGCGGAGATGGTGGATATGGAGACATTTGCCGTGGCGCGCGCCTGCGCACGCTTCGGCGTGCCATTGATGGGCCTGCGCGGCATTTCGGACGGTCCGGGCGAACTCAACGACATGCTCGGCTGGACTCAATTGCTGGCACTGATCGACGAGCGGCTGGCGCATGCCGTCGACAATTTGCCCCAGGCGCTGGCCGGCTGGGCAAGGGCTGCAGAATAA
- a CDS encoding endonuclease/exonuclease/phosphatase family protein → MIAIPRSSRCWPAVLLPLLLTACATPAPYRDLSCAAAIAPPLAAPDAGRITTRLSVLTFNIEGLGWPARSGRGPSLHQIAARLAELRAAGKAPDVVLFQEMFSGAAKQAVADTGYPAITAGPQRTTKARGSTKEKLPGKSHIDRGEIGIHFSGSGLAVASRYPIILTQRRAYGRKSCAGFDCLSNKGIVLARIAIPGVPTPIDIYDTHMNSRGASRAPERRNLEAHDRQALEASAFIDASHDDAYPLIFGGDFNMRHSEPRWDNFSRYQSLDLVHRVCADPASGCDVRMSWDGDEPWMDTQDLQFFWPGDRVSVRPVRVEAMFDGGPSGPELSDHDGFLVTYELSWPRDAAVVPGSC, encoded by the coding sequence ATGATCGCAATTCCCCGCTCTTCCCGCTGCTGGCCCGCTGTCCTGCTGCCGCTGCTCCTGACGGCCTGCGCGACGCCGGCGCCCTATCGCGACCTGTCCTGTGCCGCAGCCATAGCGCCGCCGCTGGCTGCGCCCGATGCCGGTCGCATCACCACCCGTCTTTCGGTGCTGACGTTCAATATCGAAGGGCTGGGCTGGCCGGCGCGCAGCGGTAGAGGGCCATCATTGCATCAGATTGCCGCGCGGCTCGCCGAACTGCGTGCTGCCGGGAAGGCGCCTGATGTCGTCCTGTTCCAGGAAATGTTCAGCGGCGCGGCCAAGCAGGCCGTGGCCGACACCGGCTATCCCGCCATCACCGCCGGTCCGCAACGGACGACCAAGGCGCGGGGATCGACGAAGGAAAAACTGCCGGGGAAATCGCATATCGACCGGGGCGAGATCGGCATCCATTTTTCGGGCAGCGGGCTGGCGGTCGCATCGCGCTATCCGATTATCCTGACGCAAAGGCGGGCCTATGGCCGCAAATCCTGTGCGGGCTTCGACTGCCTGTCGAACAAGGGGATCGTGCTGGCCCGCATCGCCATTCCCGGTGTCCCCACGCCGATCGACATCTATGACACGCACATGAACTCGCGCGGCGCCTCCCGCGCGCCGGAAAGGCGCAATCTGGAAGCGCACGACCGCCAGGCGCTCGAAGCCTCCGCCTTCATCGATGCCAGCCATGATGATGCCTATCCGCTGATCTTCGGTGGCGATTTCAACATGCGCCATTCCGAACCGCGCTGGGATAATTTCTCGCGTTACCAGTCGCTCGATCTGGTCCATCGGGTCTGCGCTGATCCGGCATCTGGCTGTGATGTGCGCATGTCCTGGGATGGCGACGAACCCTGGATGGACACACAGGATCTGCAATTTTTCTGGCCGGGCGACCGGGTATCGGTCCGGCCGGTTCGGGTAGAGGCCATGTTCGACGGCGGGCCGAGCGGGCCGGAACTGTCCGACCATGATGGCTTCCTGGTGACCTATGAACTATCCTGGCCGCGTGATGCTGCGGTGGTACCGGGAAGCTGCTGA